A window of the Tripterygium wilfordii isolate XIE 37 chromosome 12, ASM1340144v1, whole genome shotgun sequence genome harbors these coding sequences:
- the LOC120010796 gene encoding pyrophosphate-energized membrane proton pump 3-like yields the protein MLMGDDMESGNLGPYQERPRTFRNLRSKPYTPLPFRVLMRINGRALLLLLLLGFGAIIYVGARTSPIIVFVLTICIISLFFSMYLFKWVLAKDEGPPEMVEISDAIRDGAEGYFRTQYGTISKMALLLALLILSIYLFRSTTPQQESSGLGRTTSACITVAAFLLGALCSGIAGYVGMWVSVRANVRVSSAARRSAREALQIAVRAGGFSAIVVVGMAVIGIAILYATFYVWLSVDSPGSMKVTDLPLLLVGYGFGASFVALFAQLGGGIYTKAADVGADLVGKVEQGIPEDDPRNPAVIADLVGDNVGDCAARGADLFESIAAEIISAMILGGTMAQQCKIEDPSGFILFPLVVHSFDLVVSSIGILSIRGTRDASVKSPMEDPMAVLQKGYTVAIFFAVLAFGASTRWMLHTEEAPSAWFNFALCGLVGITTAYVFVWITKYYTDYKHEPVRTLALASSTGHGTNIIAGVSLGLESTALPVLVISISIISAYWLGQTSGLVDESGNPTGGLFGTAVATMGMLSTAAYVLTMDMFGPIADNAGGIVEMSQQPESVREITDVLDAVGNTTKATTKGFAIGSAALASFLLFSAYMDEVAAFSHGSFKQVDIAIPEVFVGGLLGSMLIFLFSAWACSAVGRTAQEVVNEVRRQFIERPGIMDFKEKPDYGRCVAIVAFASLREMIKPGALAIVSPIVVGILFRILGYYTGHPLLGAKVVAALLMFATVSGILMALFLNTAGGAWDNAKKYIETGALGGKGSDSHKAAVTGDTVGDPFKDTAGPSLHVLIKMLATITLVMAPVFL from the exons CCCTTTCGAGTTCTCATGCGAATAAACGGCCGTGCTCTTCTTTTATTATTGCTATTGGGCTTTGGAGCAATCATTTATGTTGGAGCCAGGACTTCGCCTATCATTGTGTTTGTCTTAACAATTTGCATAATCAgccttttcttttcaatgtatcttTTCAAGTGGGTACTTGCAAAGGATGAGGGCCCCCCTGAGATGGTTGAG ATATCAGATGCAATTCGTGATGGAGCTGAAGGATACTTCAGGACTCAGTATGGCACCATATCTAAGATGGCATTGCTGTTGGCATTGCTAATCCTTAGCATATATCTGTTTCGCAGTACAACTCCTCAACAAGAATCTTCTGGACTTGGGAG GACAACTTCTGCTTGCATCACTGTTGCTGCTTTCCTTTTGGGGGCTCTGTGTTCAGGCATTGCTGGTTATGTTGGAATGTGGGTCTCAGTTCGTGCAAATGTAAGAGTTTCCAGTGCAGCAAGACGGTCAGCAAGAGAGGCGTTGCAG ATTGCTGTTCGTGCTGGTGGCTTCTCTGCTATAGTGGTTGTTGGTATGGCTGTAATTGGTATAGCCATCCTTTATGCCACATTTTATGTTTGGCTGAGTGTTGATTCACCAGGTTCTATGAAGGTTACTGATT TGCCCCTTCTTCTAGTGGGTTATGGCTTTGGAGCTTCCTTCGTGGCCTTGTTTGCCCAGTTGGGTGGTGGCATATACACAAAAGCCGCTGATGTTGGTGCAGACCTTGTTGGAAAAGTAGAGCAGGGAATACCTGAAGACGATCCTCGTAATCCTGCTGTGATTGCGGATTTG GTCGGAGACAACGTGGGTGATTGTGCTGCAAGAGGTGCTGATCTTTTCGAGAGTATAGCGGCTGAAATAATTAGTGCTATGATTCTTGGTGGAACAATGGCTCAACAATGCAAAATCGAAG ATCCATCAGGCTTCATATTGTTTCCTCTTGTAGTTCATTCTTTCGATCTGGTGGTATCATCGATAGGAATACTCTCAATTAGGGGCACACGTGACGCTAGTGTGAAGTCGCCTATGGAGGATCCGATGGCAGTTCTTCAGAAAGGTTACACTGTTGCAATATTTTTTGCTGTTCTGGCATTTGGTGCG TCTACTCGCTGGATGCTTCATACGGAAGAAGCACCTTCAGCATGGTTCAACTTTGCCCTCTGCGGGTTGGTTGGTATCACTACAGCTTATGTTTTTGTCTGGATCACGAAGTACTACACTGACTACAAGCATGAGCCTGTACGCACGTTAGCTCTTGCTAGCTCTACAGGTCATGGAACTAATATTATTGCTGGAGTTAGTTTAGGCCTGGAATCAACAGCTCTTCCCGTTCTTGTGATCAGCATATCTATTATTTCAGCATACTGGTTGGGTCAAACTTCAGGACTAGTGGATGAAAGTGGAAACCCAACTGGTGGATTATTTGGCACAGCTGTTGCAACAATGGGAATGCTTAGCACTGCTGCCTATGTTCTTACTATGGATATGTTTGGTCCAATAGCAGATAATGCTGGTGGAATTGTCGAGATGAGTCAGCAG CCAGAAAGTGTTCGAGAGATCACTGACGTTCTTGATGCTGTGGGTAATACTACGAAAGCTACTACGAAAGGATTTGCCATTGGGTCTGCAGCTCTTGCATCTTTCCTTCTGTTCAGTGCTTATATGGATGAGGTAGCTGCATTCTCACATGGAAGTTTTAAACAG GTTGATATTGCCATTCCGGAAGTTTTTGTTGGTGGATTGTTGGGCTCAATGCTTATATTCTTGTTCAGTGCATGGGCCTGCTCTGCTGTTGGCCGAACTGCTCAGGAGGTTGTTAATGAAGTGAGAAGACAATTTATTGAAAGGCCAGGTATTATG GACTTCAAGGAGAAGCCAGATTATGGTCGCTGTGTTGCCATTGTAGCTTTTGCATCGTTGAGGGAGATGATAAAACCTGGTGCTTTGGCCATTGTTTCGCCTATAGTGGTTG GAATCCTATTCCGAATTTTGGGATACTACACTGGACATCCTTTACTTGGGGCTAAAGTTGTTGCTGCCTTGCTGATGTTTGCAACAGTTTCAGGCATTCTCATGGCTCTTTTCCTGAACACGGCAGGTGGTGCATGGGATAATGCAAAGAAATATATAGAGACGGGGGCTCTAGGTGGTAAAGGGAGTGATTCTCATAAAGCAGCAGTTACTGGAGACAC TGTAGGAGACCCATTCAAAGATACAGCTGGACCTTCTCTTCACGTCCTCATAAAAATGCTCGCAACCATTACACTTGTGATGGCGCCAGTGTTCCTGTGA